In one window of Fulvia fulva chromosome 5, complete sequence DNA:
- a CDS encoding Delta(24)-sterol reductase, translating to MAATKLAEEHDAAVKRIASQVEKFHNEKKHFRIYHGSTSSTRPMQFTKDAIVDTSDMHRIFPVDKETMTVKAEPNVSMDVLAAHTIAAGYVPKIVMEFKGITCGGGFAGMSGESSMYRYGLFGNTVSEIEIVLGDGTLEYANREKNADLLQEAHGSLGTFGIITLVTIELLPAKSHVQVQIKPVSEPLTVPAIFEEACSDPTIEYIDGIYFNRRSAVVMFGKMIDYAQRDSRAPLLTTKQVHWFADTIEAHLKKHNNKISMLTNAETKGKVAANGATNGSTNGHANGESNGTTKIADIPPVILTLTDYLFRYDHGAFWGGKLAFKHFHVPQNRITRRLADPFLDSRTCYMALHKTGLADEYVVQDFGIPASTVTQFIEFVAQEMPECQIFLCPLKPAQEIGIDMRFNGDVIGSVREQRIFGVGVYGRGPRNSEEFYELNRELELKASVLLGSKLLYARTYYTAEEFWTIYNKERYDEHRKKWKAETLPSVYDKLHADMNYTRPRRSVRGILETIWDVKVAKRSDYLLKKS from the coding sequence ATGGCCGCCACAAAGCTCGCCGAAGAGCACGACGCTGCTGTCAAGCGCATCGCGAGCCAGGTCGAGAAGTTCCACAACGAGAAGAAGCACTTTCGCATCTACCATGGCTCGACATCGTCCACACGCCCAATGCAGTTCACCAAAGATGCCATCGTCGACACATCCGACATGCATCGCATCTTCCCCGTCGATAAGGAGACCATGACCGTCAAGGCAGAGCCGAATGTGTCCATGGACGTCCTGGCTGCACACACAATTGCCGCCGGATACGTGCCAAAGATCGTCATGGAGTTCAAGGGCATCACTTGCGGCGGAGGCTTTGCAGGCATGAGCGGCGAGTCCAGCATGTACCGATATGGCTTGTTTGGCAACACCGTCTCCGAGATTGAGATCGTGCTTGGCGATGGCACCTTGGAGTATGCCAACCGAGAGAAGAATGCCGACCTCCTGCAAGAGGCGCACGGCTCCCTGGGCACTTTCGGCATCATCACACTCGTCACCATCGAGTTGCTGCCAGCCAAGTCGCATGTCCAAGTGCAGATCAAGCCCGTCAGCGAGCCTCTGACAGTACCGGCCATCTTTGAGGAAGCTTGCTCAGACCCCACCATCGAGTACATCGATGGCATCTACTTCAACCGCCGCTCAGCGGTCGTCATGTTCGGCAAGATGATCGACTATGCGCAGCGGGACAGCCGTGCGCCGCTACTGACCACGAAGCAAGTGCACTGGTTTGCCGACACCATCGAAGCGCATCTCAAGAAGCACAACAACAAAATATCAATGCTGACCAATGCTGAGACCAAGGGCAAAGTTGCGGCAAACGGCGCCACTAACGGAAGCACGAATGGTCATGCCAATGGAGAAAGCAACGGCACGACGAAGATCGCCGATATCCCTCCCGTCATCCTCACCCTGACCGACTACCTCTTCCGCTACGACCATGGCGCATTCTGGGGAGGCAAGCTCGCCTTCAAGCATTTCCACGTCCCACAGAACCGCATCACCCGCCGACTCGCCGACCCATTCCTTGACAGCCGGACATGCTACATGGCATTGCACAAGACGGGCCTGGCGGATGAGTATGTGGTTCAAGATTTCGGCATACCAGCCTCCACGGTAACGCAGTTCATTGAATTCGTTGCGCAAGAGATGCCTGAATGTCAGATCTTCTTGTGCCCACTCAAGCCAGCACAAGAGATCGGAATCGACATGAGATTCAACGGAGATGTCATTGGCAGCGTGAGAGAGCAGCGTATATTTGGTGTGGGCGTGTATGGCCGAGGTCCTCGCAACTCCGAAGAGTTCTACGAGCTCAACCGCGAGCTAGAGCTGAAGGCGAGTGTCCTGCTGGGCAGCAAGCTCTTGTACGCAAGAACGTACTACACCGCTGAGGAGTTCTGGACAATCTACAACAAGGAGCGCTACGATGAGCACCGAAAGAAGTGGAAGGCGGAGACGTTGCCATCCGTATACGATAAGCTGCACGCCGACATGAACTACACCCGGCCGAGACGGAGCGTGAGGGGCATTCTTGAGACGATTTGGGACGTCAAGGTTGCGAAGCGGTCGGACTACCTGCTGAAGAAGTCGTAG